Part of the Corynebacterium canis genome is shown below.
GTGGGATGAGTGCTGTTTGAGTCATGTGCTCTATTGTCCGCTTCTCGGGCGCGCCGCGCACCCACAAGCTTTAACGAAAATTGTTACCATTAAGCGCATGTTGTATCCCTCACCCCGAACACCTGTACCGGTCACCGTGCTGAGCGGCTTCCTCGGCAGCGGCAAAACCACCCTGCTCAACCACCTGCTGGCCAACCGAGAACGCCGCAAAATCGCCGTGATTGTCAATGACTTTTCCGAGGTGAATATCGACGCCGCGCTTATCGCCGAAGAAGGGCACCTCACCCGCGGCGAAGACCGATTCATCGAACTTTCGAACGGTTGCATCTGCTGCACGCTGCGCGAAGATCTGATTGAAAGCGTGGCCAGCCTCGCGCGCTCCGGAAAATACGATCAGATCGTGATCGAATCCACCGGGATTTCCGAACCCCTGCCCGTCGCCGCGACCTTCGAATGGGAGTTTGAGGATGGCTTTCGATTGGCGGACCTAGCTCGCATCGACACAATGGTAACCCTCGTCGACGCCGCCACGTTCCTGCCCATGCTGCGCGGCGGCCGCACGCTTGCGGAAACCGATAGCCAAGCCACCCCCGAGGACGACCGCACGGTATCCGAACTCCTTGTCGATCAAGTGGAATTTGCCGACCTTATCCTAATAACCAAAACCGACCTTTCCCCCGACGGCGGGCGGCAGGTCATCGAAACCGTGCGCGCCATGAATCCCCGCGCCCGCGTGGTCCCGGTTACCAATGGCGAGATCGATATCGCCACTGTGCTCGACGCCGGGCTATACGATCCGGACGCCGACGCCCAGCAACGATTCGCGGAGGAATTGGCCACCCCGCA
Proteins encoded:
- a CDS encoding GTP-binding protein; translation: MLYPSPRTPVPVTVLSGFLGSGKTTLLNHLLANRERRKIAVIVNDFSEVNIDAALIAEEGHLTRGEDRFIELSNGCICCTLREDLIESVASLARSGKYDQIVIESTGISEPLPVAATFEWEFEDGFRLADLARIDTMVTLVDAATFLPMLRGGRTLAETDSQATPEDDRTVSELLVDQVEFADLILITKTDLSPDGGRQVIETVRAMNPRARVVPVTNGEIDIATVLDAGLYDPDADAQQRFAEELATPHDPETEEYGISSVVFRAERPFNKDRLLTALRGSRGLVRSKGYCWLDTRLNLVFSWQQAGPNLSIEPVGTWGTATPRSEVVLIGIDLDAPALLRSFEQAVVTDAEAAALLPS